The following are encoded in a window of Staphylococcus piscifermentans genomic DNA:
- the tgt gene encoding tRNA guanosine(34) transglycosylase Tgt, translating into MPAVTYEHIKTCKQSGARLGIVHTPHGSFETPMFMPVGTKATVKTMSPEELHDINAKIILGNTYHLWLQPGNELIKRAGGLHRFMNWDGPILTDSGGFQVFSLSNLRKITEEGVYFRHHKNGSKLFLSPEKSMEIQNDLGSDIMMAFDECPPMPAEYKYVKDSIERTTRWAERCLKAHARPEDQALFGIIQGGEYKDLRQQSAEELVKLDFPGYAIGGLSVGEPKPVMYDMVKHTEQFMPKDKPRYLMGVGSPDALIECSIRGMDMFDCVLPTRIARNGTCMTSEGRVVIKNAKYADDLGPLDPNCDCYTCRNYSRAYLRHLIKAEETFGIRLTTYHNLYFLLKLMEDIRQAIREDRLLDFKEEFFEQYGLNVENPKNF; encoded by the coding sequence ATGCCTGCAGTAACATATGAACACATTAAAACGTGTAAGCAATCGGGAGCAAGATTAGGTATTGTTCACACACCTCATGGTTCTTTTGAAACACCTATGTTTATGCCAGTTGGTACGAAAGCAACTGTAAAAACTATGAGCCCTGAAGAGTTGCATGATATTAATGCAAAAATCATTTTAGGAAACACTTATCACTTATGGTTACAACCTGGAAATGAATTAATTAAACGTGCAGGCGGTCTGCATCGTTTTATGAATTGGGATGGACCGATTTTAACGGATTCCGGCGGTTTCCAAGTCTTTAGTTTAAGTAATTTAAGAAAAATTACTGAAGAGGGTGTTTATTTCAGACATCATAAAAATGGTTCGAAATTATTTTTAAGCCCAGAAAAATCAATGGAAATACAAAATGATTTAGGCTCAGATATTATGATGGCATTTGATGAATGTCCACCAATGCCAGCTGAATATAAATATGTTAAAGATTCAATTGAAAGAACTACAAGATGGGCAGAACGTTGTTTGAAAGCACATGCTCGTCCAGAAGACCAAGCTTTATTCGGCATTATTCAAGGCGGAGAGTATAAAGACTTACGTCAGCAAAGTGCTGAAGAATTGGTCAAATTAGACTTTCCTGGATACGCTATTGGCGGTTTATCCGTAGGCGAACCGAAACCTGTTATGTACGATATGGTTAAACATACAGAACAATTTATGCCGAAAGATAAGCCTCGTTATTTAATGGGTGTCGGTTCCCCGGATGCGTTAATCGAATGTAGTATCCGTGGAATGGATATGTTCGATTGTGTTTTGCCTACACGTATTGCGCGTAATGGTACTTGTATGACATCAGAAGGTCGCGTAGTCATTAAAAATGCGAAATATGCTGATGATTTAGGTCCGCTTGATCCTAATTGTGATTGCTATACATGTCGTAATTATTCACGTGCATACTTGAGACATTTGATTAAAGCCGAAGAAACTTTCGGCATACGTCTTACTACTTACCATAATTTGTATTTTCTGTTAAAATTAATGGAGGATATCAGACAGGCCATTAGGGAAGATCGTCTTTTAGATTTTAAAGAGGAATTCTTTGAGCAATATGGATTGAATGTGGAAAATCCTAAAAACTTTTAA
- the yajC gene encoding preprotein translocase subunit YajC: MNLTGLILPIALLALMWFFMIRPQQKRQKEHREMINRLEAGQHVTTIGGIKGVVRSLDETSVVISVNDKGTQLTFEKPAIKQVNPD; this comes from the coding sequence GTGAATTTAACTGGTCTTATTTTACCTATAGCATTATTAGCACTTATGTGGTTCTTTATGATTCGACCACAACAAAAACGTCAAAAAGAACACCGTGAAATGATTAATCGTTTAGAAGCAGGTCAACACGTTACTACTATTGGTGGTATTAAAGGTGTTGTACGTTCTTTAGACGAAACTTCAGTCGTGATTTCAGTTAATGATAAAGGAACTCAATTAACTTTTGAGAAACCTGCAATCAAACAAGTTAATCCAGACTAA
- the secDF gene encoding protein translocase subunit SecDF, with amino-acid sequence MKKNSRIIAFLLLVVLLFAGMAATYKSVVKDVRLGLDLQGGFEVLYQVNPLEKGEKIDDKAVQATAKTLENRVNVLGVSEPKIQVENNNRIRVQLAGVKNQNEARDILSSQANLTIRDSDDHVKLTGKDLVQGSAKQEFKQNTNQPAVTFKLKDSKKFKKVTEEISKRKDNVMVVWLDYEKGDSYQKEKDKKDPKYVSAASVDQPINSDSVEISGGFNGEKGVQKAKQIADLLNSGSLPVHLKELYSNSVGAQFGQDALDKTIFGSLLGVGVIYLFMVGFYRLPGIIAVITLTTYIYITLVAFNFIHGVLTLPGLAALVLGVGMAVDANIIMYERIKDELRIGRTLKQAFHKANKSSFITILDANLTTVLAAAVLFFFGESAVKGFATMLLLAILMSFVTAVFLTRILLSLLVQSNYFKNSFWLFGVNKKDRHNINEGIDVYQLKTPYDHWNFMKLAKPLFWFSGIVILAGIVILFIFKLNLGIDFTSGTRIDMKADHKITQQSVTNTLDKVGMKPDQVALSGNNDSASVQFKHDLSKNEVAKVKSTINDKFGNDPTVNTVSPVIGQEIAKNALLSLIYASIGMIIYISLRFEWRMGLSSIISLLHDAFMIVAVFSLFRIEVDVTFIAAVLTIIGYSINDTIVTFDRVRENLSKIKVITKPEQIDNIVNHSIRQTLTRSINTVLTVVIVVVALLIFGASSIFNFALALLIGLISGVFSSIFIAVPLWGMMKKRQLKKTPDHRLVVHREKRSNDEKILV; translated from the coding sequence GTGAAGAAAAACAGTAGAATAATTGCATTCTTGCTGTTGGTTGTTTTGCTTTTTGCAGGTATGGCAGCAACTTACAAGAGTGTAGTTAAAGACGTCCGTTTAGGATTGGACCTTCAAGGTGGATTTGAGGTATTATATCAAGTCAACCCACTGGAAAAAGGTGAGAAAATTGACGATAAGGCTGTTCAAGCAACAGCAAAAACCTTAGAAAACAGGGTCAATGTGCTTGGGGTTTCCGAACCTAAAATTCAAGTTGAAAATAATAACCGGATTCGTGTTCAATTAGCCGGTGTTAAAAATCAAAATGAAGCGCGAGACATCCTATCTTCTCAAGCCAATTTAACCATTCGTGATTCTGACGATCATGTTAAATTGACAGGTAAAGATTTAGTACAAGGTTCTGCAAAACAAGAATTCAAGCAAAATACGAACCAACCTGCCGTTACTTTTAAATTGAAAGACAGCAAAAAATTCAAAAAAGTAACAGAAGAAATTTCCAAACGTAAAGATAACGTTATGGTTGTTTGGTTAGACTATGAAAAAGGCGACAGTTATCAAAAAGAAAAAGATAAAAAAGATCCGAAATATGTATCTGCAGCTTCTGTTGACCAACCAATCAACTCAGACAGTGTAGAAATTTCTGGTGGATTCAATGGTGAAAAAGGTGTTCAAAAAGCAAAACAAATTGCGGACTTATTGAACTCAGGTTCACTACCAGTTCACTTGAAAGAATTGTACTCTAACTCAGTTGGTGCACAGTTCGGTCAAGATGCTCTTGATAAAACAATCTTTGGTTCTTTATTAGGTGTCGGCGTTATTTACTTATTCATGGTCGGCTTCTATAGATTGCCTGGTATTATTGCAGTGATTACATTAACAACATATATTTATATCACTCTTGTAGCCTTCAACTTTATCCATGGCGTGTTAACATTGCCTGGTTTGGCCGCATTAGTGTTAGGTGTAGGTATGGCTGTGGATGCCAACATTATTATGTATGAACGGATTAAAGATGAATTGAGGATTGGCCGAACCCTCAAACAAGCATTCCATAAGGCGAATAAAAGTTCCTTTATCACTATTTTGGATGCCAACTTGACTACAGTGCTGGCCGCTGCAGTGCTATTCTTCTTTGGTGAAAGTGCTGTTAAAGGGTTTGCGACGATGTTGTTACTAGCAATCTTAATGAGTTTCGTGACAGCAGTATTCTTAACACGTATCTTATTATCCTTGCTTGTTCAGTCTAATTATTTCAAAAACAGCTTCTGGTTATTTGGTGTTAACAAGAAAGATAGACATAATATCAACGAAGGTATTGATGTTTATCAATTGAAAACGCCATATGATCATTGGAACTTTATGAAACTTGCTAAACCGTTATTCTGGTTCAGTGGTATTGTGATATTAGCAGGTATAGTGATTCTCTTTATCTTTAAATTGAATCTAGGTATCGACTTTACAAGTGGTACACGTATCGATATGAAGGCTGATCATAAAATCACACAACAAAGTGTGACAAATACTTTAGATAAAGTGGGCATGAAGCCAGACCAAGTGGCACTATCTGGAAACAATGACAGTGCTTCAGTGCAGTTTAAACATGACTTAAGTAAAAATGAAGTTGCTAAAGTAAAATCAACTATTAATGATAAATTCGGTAATGATCCGACAGTAAATACTGTTTCGCCTGTCATTGGACAAGAAATCGCTAAAAATGCGTTGTTATCATTAATTTATGCTTCAATCGGTATGATTATATACATCTCATTACGATTTGAATGGCGTATGGGACTATCTTCAATCATCTCATTATTACATGATGCCTTTATGATTGTAGCTGTCTTCAGCTTATTTAGAATAGAAGTAGATGTAACGTTTATTGCAGCAGTACTGACGATTATCGGTTATTCCATTAATGATACTATCGTTACTTTCGATAGGGTTCGTGAAAACTTAAGTAAGATTAAAGTCATTACGAAACCAGAACAAATCGATAATATTGTCAACCATTCTATTAGACAAACATTAACAAGATCGATTAACACAGTATTAACAGTTGTAATCGTAGTAGTAGCATTATTAATCTTTGGTGCATCAAGTATCTTTAACTTTGCACTCGCGCTATTAATCGGTTTAATTTCAGGGGTGTTCTCATCTATCTTTATTGCTGTTCCTTTATGGGGCATGATGAAGAAACGTCAATTGAAAAAAACGCCTGATCATAGATTAGTTGTTCATCGTGAAAAACGCAGTAATGATGAAAAAATACTCGTATAA